The Oncorhynchus clarkii lewisi isolate Uvic-CL-2024 chromosome 8, UVic_Ocla_1.0, whole genome shotgun sequence nucleotide sequence GTCCAAGGTTTCTGAACTTTGTGTCAAAGAAACCGAAAGAGCATCCAGTGTTATGTCTGCCAAGTACAATATGTCAGCAAGACACAAGAAATATGACGTTTCTGATGATCCCGATGCAGAATACAATCAAACTCTTCCTGCTGAGGAAAATGGAGAAGAGGATTTGGAAAAGTCTGAAGAGAGAGCACCTAGTGCTATGTCAGCTAATTCTAATGTTTCTGCAAAATCAAAGAAAACGAAGGTTTCTCAACTTTGTGTTGAAGATGACAGATCATCCAGCACCATGTCTTCTAAGTACAACCGGTCCGCAAGACACAAGAAATACTATGTTCCTTATGATCCCGCTGGAGAAGAGGATCAACCTGAGGAGAGAGCACCTAGCGCCATGTCTGCTAAGTACAACCGGTCAGGAAGATATGAGAAATACTATGTTTCTAAAGAAAAAGAGGATCAAACTGAAGAGAGACCATCGAGTGGTATGTCTGCTACGTCCAATGGTTCTGAAGCACCTGCTGAGGAAAACGCAGAAGCAGAGGAGGAAACAGCTGGAGAAGGTCCAGAGGAGGAAACAGCTGGAGAAGATCCAACTGGAGAGAAAGCAGAAGAGGTAGAAGAAACAGAGGGTGTTCCCGCTGAACAAACTGATGAATCTGAGCATGAAACGGAAGCTAAGTCAGCTAAGTCTAATGTCTCTACCAGGTCAAAGAAGACCAATGTTTCTCTATTTTGCGTTGAAGAAACTAAGAGATCATCCAGCGCTATGTCTTGTAAGTACAACCGATCATCAAGATTCAATAAATACTACGTTTCTGATGAAACTGAAAAGAGATCAGCTATGTCTGATAAATCCAATATTTCTGATGATCCTTCTGAAGACAACGCAGAAGACGAATTTGGGGAAACTGAGGAGAGAGCACCTAGTGCTATATTTGCTAAGTCTAATGTCTCAGCAAGATTGAGGAAATCTAAAGCTGCCGAGGAAAACACTGAAGAGGGAGCTGAAGAAAGTGCAGAAACTGAGGTAGCAGAAGAAACAGACAACAGAGCTCCCAGTGTTAGGTCTTTTAAGTCCAATGTTTCTGCAAGATCAGCGATGTCTAAATCTTCTGAAGATCCTCCCGAGGAAAACGAAGACAAGGAATTGGAAGAAATTAAAGAGAGACAACCTAGTGCTAAGTCAGTTAAGTCCAATGTTTCTGCAAAATCAAAGAAGTCAAAGGTTTCTCAACTTTGTCCTGAAGAGGAAACTGAAGAGCGAGCACCCAGCGCTTTGTCTGGTAGGTCTGCTGTGTCGGCAAGATGCAAGAAATCAAAAGCTTCTGAAGTTCCTGCTGAAGACAGCCATGAAAATAAAATAGGTGAAACTGGAGAGAGGTCAACTTGTGCTATGTCTGTTAAGTCCGAAGTTGCAGCTGAAGAAACTGCTGAACCTAAGGATGAAACAGAGGATCGAGGTCCCAGTGCTATGTCAGCCAAGTCAGCTAAGTCTAATGTTTCAGCAAGATCAAACAAATCCAAAGCTTCTGAAATCCCTGCTGTAGAAGAGGATCAATTTAAAGAGAGAGCACCCAGCAGTATGTCTGCTAAATCTAATGTTTCTACAAGACATGTGGAGCCTAAAGCTTCAGAAGTTCTTCCTGTGGAAAATGGAGACGAAGAATTGGAAGACGTTGAAGAGAGAGCACCCAGTGCCATGTCTGGCAGATCAGCTAAGTCTAATGTTTCTGCAAAATCAAAGAGGTCCAAGGTTTCTGAACTTTGTGTCAAAGAAACTGAGAGACCATCCAGCGCTATGTCTGCCAAGTACAATATGTCAGCAAGACACAAGAAATACGACGTTTCTGATGATCCCGCTGCAGAACAGGATCAAACCGAGGAGAGAGCAGCTAGTGCTATGTCAGCCAAGTCAAATGCTTTAGCAAGATCAACAAAATCTAAAACTTCTGAAGTTACAGCTGAGGAAACTGTTGACCTTGAAAACCAAACAGAATATGCTACTGCCAAAGTGAAGGCACGAGAGGATGTAAAGGAAACTGAAGAGAGAGCACCTAGTGCTATGTCAGCTAAATCAAATGTCTCAGCAAGATCTAAAAGGTCAAAAGTTTCAGTTATTGAACCTGACCATGAAACAGAGGAGCGAGCACTCAGAGCTGTATCTGCTAAGTCACATTCATCTGCAAGATCAAGGAAGTCCAAAGTTTTTGAAGTAAATTCTATAGAAAAAGCTGAAGAGCAAGTAGAGGAAAATGTGGTGAATGCACCAAGTGCTGTATCTGCTAAGTCTGCAAAGTCAGCTAGGACCAATGCATCAGACAAATCTAACTGCATTTACTGTAGCTCCAAACCGAAAGATAGTACAActgctgaagtggctgagagaCCTAAAAGCAACATGTCCAACGTGTCTTCCCATCTACAGGTCAAAGGACAAAAGGACAAAAACAATAAGGATGACGCCAAAAGTGACAAAGGGAGTGACATTTCAAGAAAGACAAACAGGTCAAATAAGACTGCCACTAGAGATCATGTGGACACTCCCAGACCTAACTCTGTTGTGTCAGAGAGTTGTCTCACTCCTTCCCCACCAGAGTGCCCACCAACCCCCAGAAAAATCAAACGACCTGTTATTTTACTTGGTGGCTCAAGTGACAGTAATAAGTCACATGCAGCATATCCAGTGGAAGAGAACTCTAACATTTCATGCAATGGCCCCTTGGAAGTGACAGACAACAAAAGTGACAAGAGTGGCAAGTGCAAACAGAGGAAAGGGGTTCCCTTACTCAGTTTCTCCCAACGGCGGCCGGAAGGAGAAGTCTCTGAGCTGGTTCCCTCCAATCTACCAAACGCCTCTCCAACAGAGGTGGTGAATGAGTGGCTTAAGAAAATACCGTCTGACAGTGCGATGTACGACATTGGGGACGAATTCAGTGACAGAGGCCATTCACCAGAAGAACTACCTCAAAAGGAAAAACCAAAAGAGGATATTGACACCATTGCTGAGTGTGAAACTCAAAACGAAAAAAAGGAAGAGCTCAAAGAGACAGTGGTCAACCATGTGGCTGACAGTGAGGAGCCAGTGGAGACCCCACCAGAGATCCCACCAGAGACCCCACCAGAGACCCCACCAGAAACCCCACCAGAAGACACTCACCCCTGCACCGCTCCACAAGAAGAGGTATCAAAGAGCTTTCACTCCTCAGTTCAGGTGATGAAAGTCCTGTTGAATCCCAAGCTTGACCGGTGTAACAGTTTACCTGAAGTTTCCCCAGTGTACGGACGTAAACTGAGCACCTCAGCCAGAGGTCTCCTGGATTGCCTCGCAAAGCTGCAGTTGATAGACTTTGATCCCAACTACGATGCAAACGCCAAGGACACAAGGTACAGAGAGCTAATGAACATCCTCCAGTCCCTCTGGTTGTGTGACCCAGCAGAAGGTGGAAAGTCACAGCAGAATGGCTGTGATCAACACTCTGTGGACGGTGATGGGAAAGCAAGGTCGTCCTCTGGGGTGGATGTCAGCAGTGGCTCAACAGACTCAGGTAAGAGTTCAGGCCGTGTGGCTCAGGCAACGAACGCAGAGGGGGAAGCGTTGGTGAAGGTACAAGAAGTTGATGAAATGGCACAGAAAGATGAAAGCCCAGAGTGCTCAGCACCAATGTCTGATACAGCCACTCCGGACATAGCCAGTCGGGTCCAATGGACCCccgaagaaggaggagaaggagcaaTAGCAGTGGAGGAAGAGAAACAAAAAGATGAAGACGTCCCGGAGTCTGATGACACCATTAGAAATGAAAGTCTGAGAGAATTACCAGAAACACCCCCGTCTTCCAATAAGAGCTCAGACCCACGAGAGGACACAAGCTCTGGCTCTCCTCCATCTGTCCAAAGGGCACAACTAGCCAAAAAGGTTTCCCTGGATCCTGATCCTGTCTGGGTCTTGAAGTTACTGAACAAACTAGAGAAGCAGTTCATGACACATTATATGGATGCCATGGCTGAGTTCAAGGTTCGCTGGAACTTGGACAACAACGAACAGCTCAATGCTATGATAGCTGAACTGAAAGATGATGTGAGGAGGAGAATACAACTAAGCATTGACAGGGAACTGAGGAAGATCCACGGTCGGGCTGGAAGACCAAGACCACCCAAAGAAGCCTTGTCACGAGAATCAAATGCACAAACAGAGACAAGACGAAGAAGACTGAAAGTTGTGCGTGACCAGTCCATTGATAACCGGGTTGATAAAAGTGAGGATGCAACCTGCACTTCCTTCAGTGACCAACGGAGTGATGATGAATATTGCCCTTGTGAAGCATGTTTACAAAAGAAACTGGAATTGGGGCCACTGCTTCCTGCAGAAGTCCTGCATACTGCACCAGTCATGATGGCTTTTGATCTAAAGTCAATTCTTCTGTTGAAAAGGGAACCTACTCCAAAGACACAAGAAGCTGATGTTACAGATGACACTGAAACGGTGGTAGTGAAAGCTGGCATTACACATGCTTTTGATTTAAAGTCAATTCTCCAGTTGAAAAAGGACAGTCCACCACAGATACAAGTAGAGGTCAATGTTGCAGATGAGACTGAAGGTATGGATGAAGCCAAAGCAGCGGAAACTCTTGTTGAAAATGTTATCAATGGGGCTAAGAAGGAGATGAAGGAATCACAACAAAAAGATGCTGAAATGGGTGACAAAGCTGAGACAGCAGAATCTGATGTAGAAGTGACAGCTGAAGGTGAAGCAATAGAAGAGGGGGAAGCTGAAACATATACTGCTGAAGATGAAGCAGATGAAGAAGAAACTGAGGAAGCTGAGGGAAAGGAGGTGGATGCTGAATCAAAGAATACTGAAGCTGAGATAGAGGAAGCAGAAGAGAGTGGTAAAGCAGAGGCAGCAGTGTGTTATGAAGccggagaagaggaggaagtcgAAGCAGAGACAGCTGAAGATGAAACATTGGAAGAAGAAACTTCTGAAGCAGAAACAGCAGCTAATAATGAAgcggcaggagaagaggaggaagctgAAGCAGAAACAGCAGAAGCAGAGACAGCAGAAGATGAAGCGGGAGAAGAAGAAATTGCTGAAGGAGAGACAGTAGCTGATGACGAAACAGCAGGAGAAGAAGAGGCAGCTGAAGAAGACACTGCAGGAGAGGAAGAAGTTGAAGTAGAAACAGGAAAAGATGAAGATGCAGAAGAAGAAACTGATAAAGTTATAGCAGCAGGATCAACctcaggagaagaggagagcacTGAAGCAGCTGATAATAAAATGTCAGGAAAGGAGCAATCTGAAGCTGAAACTGCAGAGGCAGAGACAGCTGATGTAACAGCAGAAGAAGATGAGACTGCGGAAGTAGAGGCAGCTGAAGAGGAGACTgcaggagacgaggagagtgCTGAGGCAGAGACAGCGGGAGATGAAGCAGGACAGGAGGAGACTGCTGAGGCAGAGACTACAGATGATGGAACAGCAGGAGAAGAGACTGCTGAAGTAGAATCAGCTGAAGAGGAGACTgcaggagacgaggagagtgCTGAGGCAGAGACTACAGATGATGGAACAAGAGGAGAAGAGACTGCTGAAGTAGAAGCAGCTGAAGAGGAGACTgcaggagacgaggagagtgCTGAAGCTGAAACAGCTGGAGATGAAACTGCCAAAGAAGAGGAGGATGCTGAAGTAGAGACAGCCGACGAGGAAACTGCAGAAGCTGAAACAGTTGAAAATGAAACAGTTGAAGGGGAGGAGGATGCTGAATCTGAGGCAGCAGAAGAGGAAGCTGCCAGAGACGAAGACACAGTGGAGGCAGAGGCAGAAACCAATGATGATGCAGCAGGGGAAGAGGAGATTGCTAAAGCTGAGACTGCAGACGGTGAGACACCTGGAGAAGATGAAACCACAGGGCACGAGTCCTCAGAAAATGAAACAACTGGCGATGAGTCGGCCGAAATTGAAACAACTGGAGACGAATCGGCACCAGCTGAAACTGCAGGAGAAGGGACAGCTGACGATGAaacagcaggagaggaggagagtgctgAAGCTGAAACAGCTGAGGGAGAAGAGCAGACAGCCGGAGATGAAACTGGAAGAGATGAGAATGAAAACGCAGGAGAAGAATCGTCAGAAGCTGAGGCATTTGAAGACGAAGCAGCAACTAAAAGGGCTGAGGAGAATGTAGAAAAGGGGGAGGATGGAACAGCAGAGGATAAAGAGCCTGTAGTTGAATCAAACATTGAGGAGACGGATTGTCAGGATGACGTATCGGAGATAAAAGCAGACGACGAGGCGGAGGAGGGAGAAACGACAGACCAAGATATGGTTCCGGAGGAGACAGGAACAGAACAAGAAGATGATGCAAATGCAGGAGACAATGTAGGAAACGAGGCAGAAGAAGCAAAGACAAACAAATTAAACACAGAAAATGGAAGCCAAGACCAAGCCGAGAACATTGTAGAGGGGTCTGAAAAAGATGAAGAAGTGGAAACTACAGAGGGCAATGAGACAGCCAATGAAGAGGATTGCTGCGGAAACTTTGGGTACTCAGCCGACGGAGAGGATGAAGCTGAGGATGAGTCTGAGTTGGAAATATCAACAGATGAGGGAGAACAATCAGAGGTACCAGCTATCGGGGAAGACAACATGAAGGAAACTGTTGAGGAAACTCCAATGACCTCATTCGATGCCTTGGCCAGAGCAGAGTACTCTGAAGACAGTGCTTACGCCGATGTTGAGGATTCAGAGACTGACGGTAACAACGAGGAGTCAGAGGCACAAGAGGACAaaccagaagaggaggagggtgataTCTCAGCAGAGGCTCAGGCTGAGCTTCATGTTGAAGAGACTCTAGTTGAGGAGctgcaggaggaggagaaggaggaggagactccAGTTGAAGAGACTCCTGTTGAGGAGTTGcaggaggaagcagaggaggaaGCTGAGGAGATGGAAGAAGTTGAAATGGAGGAAGTTGAGGAGACTCCTATTGAGGAGCTGAAGGAAGAAGCTGAGGAGGAGCAGgctgaagtggaggaggaggctgaggaggatGCAGCTGAAGATGATGCTGctgaggaggagcaggaagaagATGAGGAGCAGCAGGAAGCAGCTGAGGAGGAAACTACTGAAAATGAGGCCTCTGAtgaggaagagcaggaggaaggggtggaggagcCGGAAGTTGAAGAGATTGAGGAAGCTGAGGAAGATACTGCTGAAAACGACGATGCTGTTGAGGAAGATCCAGCTGATGAGGGGGATGACATCACAAGCAAAGGACAGTCTGAAGACGACAGTGATAGTGGTGGACCTTCTGGGACATCTAATAAAAGCCTACGTGGTCAACCCACCAAGTCTTCCATGGAATCACAACAAGGCTCACTGGACAAAGTCCTGGATGAAGAGGCAGAGACAAAATCCAACAGCGAGAAGAGTTCACAGATAGGTTCAGGTGAAAGGTCGGGCCACCACCTCTCTGTGAAGAGCAACCAGATGTACCCTACAGACACAGAGGACGAAAGCAGGGTGTCAGAATGCACAGAGGCAGTCAGCGAAGTCCTCGAGCGACAAGTCGTTCACCCAAAGAAGAAGACTCCGAAGAAGTCTCCAGCAAGATCTGTAAAGTCAAGCAAG carries:
- the LOC139414880 gene encoding microtubule-associated protein futsch, yielding MSSHKRRFQCFDAISDEGGHHHHSKPSLPFGLRSAPAPPPRRATHGGETIHQETMEDWGCYLCAQATEAREEAQREAQREAQREASAWYLPPVHPHSHHHHPQQYVRRRPVWPEEVPAEPSCQHHHLHKKVVLVKNSDPSVRRTIVLHRKTLRSLSLFLEELSEFMQYHIRKLYTLEGRKIDSVQGLLQCPSVLICVGREPSHPILLENFRKNSDDKLPRLRPRSLGRSSMASEGQESKKNGGLGLEAKKSVIHLRSEFSNRSARHSISSDKSLPPINSTSPAHVGPCPHSSEGLMEDDIEKRVLVNKDGSLSMEMKVRFRLLNDETLHWSTQVKKSVGTNNEYLQGYHDNCSLQQSSVESCSESEHLSPGQAYITKLHQKHLDVPHCQHCCGHCQDNEIRKTHIAGGQRTVRHVTSSSSSASSHTFVRKEGSVETMSSEEITEHVVEKTACFQQTVEEGGDSMVEYCTISRGCSRSEVHSTTTSAKSRTRVSTEDKSKSLGMNECIDITTQAPDKNEPTADSSSSAPSKESQSEVSVKITDAEEEDRPVSAVSLSSQILASLSEDQDDEEDSLPPSISRACARSQNSNAEEEEPTRIAVLNSPIATPMQHLSPRPPSSKASSVKKSTKVVSLAPSNGQDDQESKKCEGSDEAVETMEADKENAETVVEEESQEANPSEDTENKDPETKERAKSAKSNVSTRCRKSNVGEKGVNSGERSSSAMSVKSNASAKSRKSNVSAVEDVDLQEHPTDKRSSSVSTRSQSKMSEAEENVTPEEYAKTALSALSVKSNASRKSKVSHVPAEEKAEEELEETEARAASAMSSMSNVSATSKSKVSELCVKETERASSVMSAKYNMSARHKKYDVSDDPDAEYNQTLPAEENGEEDLEKSEERAPSAMSANSNVSAKSKKTKVSQLCVEDDRSSSTMSSKYNRSARHKKYYVPYDPAGEEDQPEERAPSAMSAKYNRSGRYEKYYVSKEKEDQTEERPSSGMSATSNGSEAPAEENAEAEEETAGEGPEEETAGEDPTGEKAEEVEETEGVPAEQTDESEHETEAKSAKSNVSTRSKKTNVSLFCVEETKRSSSAMSCKYNRSSRFNKYYVSDETEKRSAMSDKSNISDDPSEDNAEDEFGETEERAPSAIFAKSNVSARLRKSKAAEENTEEGAEESAETEVAEETDNRAPSVRSFKSNVSARSAMSKSSEDPPEENEDKELEEIKERQPSAKSVKSNVSAKSKKSKVSQLCPEEETEERAPSALSGRSAVSARCKKSKASEVPAEDSHENKIGETGERSTCAMSVKSEVAAEETAEPKDETEDRGPSAMSAKSAKSNVSARSNKSKASEIPAVEEDQFKERAPSSMSAKSNVSTRHVEPKASEVLPVENGDEELEDVEERAPSAMSGRSAKSNVSAKSKRSKVSELCVKETERPSSAMSAKYNMSARHKKYDVSDDPAAEQDQTEERAASAMSAKSNALARSTKSKTSEVTAEETVDLENQTEYATAKVKAREDVKETEERAPSAMSAKSNVSARSKRSKVSVIEPDHETEERALRAVSAKSHSSARSRKSKVFEVNSIEKAEEQVEENVVNAPSAVSAKSAKSARTNASDKSNCIYCSSKPKDSTTAEVAERPKSNMSNVSSHLQVKGQKDKNNKDDAKSDKGSDISRKTNRSNKTATRDHVDTPRPNSVVSESCLTPSPPECPPTPRKIKRPVILLGGSSDSNKSHAAYPVEENSNISCNGPLEVTDNKSDKSGKCKQRKGVPLLSFSQRRPEGEVSELVPSNLPNASPTEVVNEWLKKIPSDSAMYDIGDEFSDRGHSPEELPQKEKPKEDIDTIAECETQNEKKEELKETVVNHVADSEEPVETPPEIPPETPPETPPETPPEDTHPCTAPQEEVSKSFHSSVQVMKVLLNPKLDRCNSLPEVSPVYGRKLSTSARGLLDCLAKLQLIDFDPNYDANAKDTRYRELMNILQSLWLCDPAEGGKSQQNGCDQHSVDGDGKARSSSGVDVSSGSTDSGKSSGRVAQATNAEGEALVKVQEVDEMAQKDESPECSAPMSDTATPDIASRVQWTPEEGGEGAIAVEEEKQKDEDVPESDDTIRNESLRELPETPPSSNKSSDPREDTSSGSPPSVQRAQLAKKVSLDPDPVWVLKLLNKLEKQFMTHYMDAMAEFKVRWNLDNNEQLNAMIAELKDDVRRRIQLSIDRELRKIHGRAGRPRPPKEALSRESNAQTETRRRRLKVVRDQSIDNRVDKSEDATCTSFSDQRSDDEYCPCEACLQKKLELGPLLPAEVLHTAPVMMAFDLKSILLLKREPTPKTQEADVTDDTETVVVKAGITHAFDLKSILQLKKDSPPQIQVEVNVADETEGMDEAKAAETLVENVINGAKKEMKESQQKDAEMGDKAETAESDVEVTAEGEAIEEGEAETYTAEDEADEEETEEAEGKEVDAESKNTEAEIEEAEESGKAEAAVCYEAGEEEEVEAETAEDETLEEETSEAETAANNEAAGEEEEAEAETAEAETAEDEAGEEEIAEGETVADDETAGEEEAAEEDTAGEEEVEVETGKDEDAEEETDKVIAAGSTSGEEESTEAADNKMSGKEQSEAETAEAETADVTAEEDETAEVEAAEEETAGDEESAEAETAGDEAGQEETAEAETTDDGTAGEETAEVESAEEETAGDEESAEAETTDDGTRGEETAEVEAAEEETAGDEESAEAETAGDETAKEEEDAEVETADEETAEAETVENETVEGEEDAESEAAEEEAARDEDTVEAEAETNDDAAGEEEIAKAETADGETPGEDETTGHESSENETTGDESAEIETTGDESAPAETAGEGTADDETAGEEESAEAETAEGEEQTAGDETGRDENENAGEESSEAEAFEDEAATKRAEENVEKGEDGTAEDKEPVVESNIEETDCQDDVSEIKADDEAEEGETTDQDMVPEETGTEQEDDANAGDNVGNEAEEAKTNKLNTENGSQDQAENIVEGSEKDEEVETTEGNETANEEDCCGNFGYSADGEDEAEDESELEISTDEGEQSEVPAIGEDNMKETVEETPMTSFDALARAEYSEDSAYADVEDSETDGNNEESEAQEDKPEEEEGDISAEAQAELHVEETLVEELQEEEKEEETPVEETPVEELQEEAEEEAEEMEEVEMEEVEETPIEELKEEAEEEQAEVEEEAEEDAAEDDAAEEEQEEDEEQQEAAEEETTENEASDEEEQEEGVEEPEVEEIEEAEEDTAENDDAVEEDPADEGDDITSKGQSEDDSDSGGPSGTSNKSLRGQPTKSSMESQQGSLDKVLDEEAETKSNSEKSSQIGSGERSGHHLSVKSNQMYPTDTEDESRVSECTEAVSEVLERQVVHPKKKTPKKSPARSVKSSKAK